CGTACACCCTATCCTTTCTTCGCCTAATGACACACCTAGCATTACAACCCACCATGTTCGACACGCGTCGTCGTGTTTTTGTGTTTGGTGTGGTGTCCTCATCGTTACAATTAGTCCCGTCATTTGTGCTTGTTGTGTGCCCTTTCCGTGAGCAAAGTAAATACCTAACTTCTATATATCCTTCTTTGTTCTTCCTCACTGTGCTGCATCGTACATCAAATCCGGCTTCAACTGCGTAAAGTTTATAAAACGCCACACCTTCTTCCATTGATGTGAACTGTTGCCGGATGACAGGTTTTTTCTTTTCACAACACTCCggaataaaataattagtatcTCCTTGCCAACTATGCACACCGGATGACTCAATATTCCCTTCCACTGCAACAGGTTGTACATTTAAAATTATCAGCCTTACACTATATCAATAATTAGCCTTTCCCACTCATTCTACATGGATCATAACTGcacattattaaataatgtaaacaAGAACAATAAATCCAAACTTCATATCAATACTTCAGACAATAATTTCTAAGACATAAATGTATATGTAATCGAAAACAACTACGAGCCCAACTCAATAACCACATCAAATACAACACAACACGCCATTTTCACGCCACCATAATCGCTCGTCCTGCACACAAAAACTGACCTATTGGCACATAATTATAAACACAAATGCACACATCCTAGTCAATACATACACCTCACTCCCACATTACTAAATTTTCCACCATTATGATATGCTATTTATAAACCGTactttatttcttaatataCATCTATATGGAGATGATCAAAAGTATTATTCCAAATCATTAACCACTATGAATTCAACACAACACGCCATTTTTCACGCACTAATCATAAGCCCTCGTCATGCACACAAAAACTTACTTATTGGCACATAATTATCAAAAGAAATGCACACACCCTACTCAATAAATACACCTCACTCCCATATTAATGAATATACCACCAATATGTTGTGCTCTTAATAAACgataatgtatttattaatattcatctATATGGAGCTGATCAAAACTACTCTTCCAAATCAAATTTAACCTACTGccatatttccctagcataatCTCATTGATTTTACACAATACTTACATCATGGGCACAAATTACTATTATCAAATGCACACACCTTAGTCCATAAACTTATGAATTTGTACTCGCATTTTTTAGCCCTACCAAAACCCTCCCAAATGGTTCACACTACATTCATCTTATGCAACACCCAAGTACATAAATCTCCAATAGTCATAACATAAATTCTATACTGCTAACACTCTTCTCCACCAGAATTAACTCAACTAAATATACCATTATGGAGGTTTTCCCCCTTCAATAATTCGTACACCGTGGCACACACCCCACACACGATTGGCACACAATTATCAGAAGTCGTattcctttaaaaaataatcgAAATCGATGGGAGGTTCGTAACTTACCGTCGTTTGGTGCCGTAACAATGTTTTCCTCTGCCATCACGTTGCCTTCTACATCCATATTATTGTCATCTTCAAACAACTTAATTGCCTCCATGTTTTTCTCTTTACAACCACTTGTGCTGCCTTCACACGGTCAGAACTAATGAGGTGGTAATGCCATTACATATGATTTGTTGCCATAACTAATAATGGATCGTGGAGTCAATTGAAAGGCAATTATTTCCATTCCCTAATTACAGCCACTAGTAAATTAGTAATGGTCCAAATTAACCTTCACCTTATAATCTGATCTAATCCATGTGATCCCTCACATTACATCTCAACCATTTATTAAAATTCTATGGATGGTTATGATGGGTCCTAATAGTCCTCTATACTATATAGTCCTCATGTGaataagggcatatatatatatatgtatgtatatatatatatatatatatatatatatcatggttgcagtaggcgctaggcgctagtcaggcggtagactagcgcctagcgcctaagcagtCTGGACGGCGCCTAGGCAGTAACTAGGCGGTTCTAAGcagcgacctataaaaacaataaattaattcatgtgtgtgggtgtatgtgatatattttattatatatattatatatatctctcttacttctcttacttatataaataaataaatttaaatatatataaatatagtaataaaattaacaaggcctaatcgctcgagttaactcggctaactctgccgagttgggcgagttaactcggccaaattcggcttagtcggccgagttaggcgctaggcggcctcctaggcggccggccacctaggcggacgcctagggagaaattcgcctcggtctaggagcgcctagcgcctaggcgagtGCCTATgcggcctaggcggggatttttgcaacagtgatatatattaatgtatgtGTACATATATAACAATGTACAAGTATATATGTAGATTAGAGtttgtgtatgtatttatatcattattgttatggtataatagagtaaatttcacttttggtcctctgactatagcacctctattaatttcaacacttgacttttaaaagtaaCGAATTGATCCTTTAACTATGCTTTTTTTAACGAATTTGGTCCTTCCGACCAAATCACCGGTCAAATGTGGCCGAAAAGTagtaattcattttaatttgggggtattttggtcttttcactagcctttgttcttcttctccacttAGTCGCCGGAGACTTCACTGTTATTAGtttccaaatcctccttcactgttattagttttgaaattaaattcaactttaatttatcaaacatataCAGAGTATTATATATGTACTGGAAGCTAGtttccaaatcctccttcattGTTATTAGTTTCCAAATTAAATTCAgctttaatttatcaaacatatacggagtattatatatgtacTGAAGCGAAGTAGCTTCTTCGTTTGCTTCATTCCACCTTCTTCGTTGTTGACGACGGCGACAGCAGCTGGGCTGGTGGCGACGGAGGCGGGTTGATGACGGACGACGGCGGCGGACTGAACTTCCTTCTTGTGACAGCGACACGCGACTTCGATCTGAACGGCGGCACACGGCTTCGATCTACTTTGTTTCTGACCTTCAGGTGGGATTGGCGGCAGCGGCAATGGGTCTCCGCCGGTACTCCTCCGTCTGGAGGTAGCAGGGAGACCGGCGATCGAATTGATTTTGGAtgaagacgatgatgatgagatttggtgaagatgaggatgatgatgatttttgctaaaaataataatagtaatattaataaAGATTGGTTCAGGGGTTTGAATGTCCGGCGATGATTTTGGGGAGACGGAGGAGGCATTTCCGGCGACTaagtggagaagaagaacaaaggctagtgaaaagaccaaaatacccccaaattaaaatgaattactACTTTCCGGCCACATTTGACCAGTGATTTGGCCGGAATGACCAAATTCGTTAAAAAAAGCATAGTTAAAGGATCAATTCGttacttttaaaagtcaagtgttgaaattaatagaggtgctatagtcagaggaccaaaagtgaaatttactctggtataatattaagaatatatattaacCTTGTATTTATACATGTGTATGTTATTGTacgcgtgtgtgtgtgtatatatatatatatatatatatatatatatatatatatatatatatatatatatatatatatatgttaattatataattataggTACATAAGTTacataaatgtttattattattactatagttattttattatttactattattattctGGTTGAGTATGATGTACACATGTAtgcagttaaaaaaaaaaagaaaaaaaaaaagaagatgatatTAGTATAATGGACGCATGTGCCgtacgtatgtatatgtatattcctTAAAAATctacattttatttatgttgTGTGTACATAGGACTCCTCCTTATTATGTAGTATGCATGTTAGTtacaaatggaataaattaaCCAAAATGTAGATTTTAGACTCTCGAAATGAGTTCTATTAAGATTTTCAAGGGCAAGAATTAGCCTAATTGTATTTTGGAAGAAACCTCAtttttgagagatttgatttaAAATCCAAGTAAAGattaattttacaaatattatttttctatgaAATTTATGAACAAGCTTTTATGCTAAGTTATGGTTTCAAAACTTATGGAAATATTTTGAGGTATACTCTATATTAAGAACCCAAGTTTGAgatttttgataaattgtttTTGGACAAATGATTTTGAGAGCCCAAGGGctatattttattacatataaaAGATTTTCAAACTTGTGGAagctatgtgaaattgtgaaaattgtgaatatgtgatTGGAAATTACTATATGTTGAGGAGTGCCCACaaggaacaatcctcgggtactaggGCACTATGGTGTGTCCTGTTGAGGCGGGTCTATGAAACCTAATTTACTGGGTAGTTAGTAGAAACgttatcctggctactagggctggtaactttCCGTTGAGGCTTGtaatcctcattcgggggtgcACACACTTAAAGTTAGAGTCTggtttccattagaaatgggaaaGTGTGGAGTGTTCAGATGTGTGGGAAGCAcagttcactagggcctaagaataaaggactctgtcccatttatgtgtgattgatgtgcttccatatgtattttgtggtaTGCAAGTGTGTcacaaaataaagtttttaagaaaattttataagtgatgatattatgaaaaCTTCCATATACCTTTTGATATgaatatctataaattgtttTTCTGAATCAAAAGTGCAGAGCATCGAGTTTTGAAAGAAGGTgtaaagtaaagtaaattcttattttctaaaaaaaattattttctttaaggGCAGGCAGTCCCTAACCATGTTTTGCTAAACCTCtttctttgttgtttttgttattttgctCTATTTGCTCTCTTTGAAAAGCAGGAATTAACTAATGAATATTGCTGTGGAGAGTGCGCTAGGATGATCCACAGATTAAGCTTGAGACTTAGTTTTGTCATGAGTTGTGGACTTAAAAACAATGTTACTATAATACTATGTTGAGGATTGTAATTCtcttttattttggttttatttaagttagccttagcacttaggtatTGTGGTtgtctaagtgtggcggtaatgtcctcaataaaattttgaaaagcttttgtgttttaaattttgtcTTAAGATTCACTTAATTAATTGGcgaaaataagaagaaaaaaaaataggccgTTTTTGGAAGtgttacatatatacacacgcacgtatataaaaaaaaaactttaaaataccGAAACCAAAAagtttaaaaactaaaaaaaaaaaacttaataaggAATTAAATTTCTGAagcaaaaatacaaaatatatcaagGTGATGCCTAAATCAACTGCCCAACAGCTAATAATGGCATAGCAAGTGAAAAGCAAATGCAAACGTCTAGCCAAAGCATGAGAAGAGAGTGAGAAATGAATAGTGTGCGCTTCATTTTACCTGTTTTttcatacattattttatttctctagAGCAAATTGATGAGTCTAAAAACCTACCAGAACTGAATGGCAGTTTCCTTTTAAAGTAAGAATACGTAGGAATGTAGATGCTTATCAACTCAATAACTCATCATACAAACGCATGATGCAtggaaaagttaaaaaaaaaatatggaaaacAACATCCTGGCTAAGGCATTCTACATTAGTGATATTGGGTGGGTTTttggaataataaaaaattaaaaactaaatattaaatttttaacaaatgtggggtgaatttttgaagatatttttctccTTCAAATATGGAAATTTTGACAGACTAATGTGGGGCCCACTGTCCTACAAAAGTTGCACCTCAcgtaaatacttttttttttctttaattttttttcctccactctcattttctattttctaatcacacctgcaaaatctcctcaaaaaccTCAAAAACCGATCATTGAGAAAGGCCTTACAGTTACAGCAATCTGAGAAGCATCCCTTAATTGAGAGTCCATGTCATCAGAGACCATGATGATAGTCTGATAGTCTTCTTGTTTCTGGGGAGGAAATGTTTAATAGACTAGGTAGCAATGCTGCAGTTAAACATCTCGGCTTCCTCCTTCTTGAAATAATCCATTTGGTCGCCAATTTCCATAGCATGAGCAATATTGAGCATGCATCTCCACCTTTATACAAGagtagagcatccttatcagttttAAACTCACCTCCTGACTGGTATATGGCCATCACTTGCTTCCCTGCAGCCATGACCCAGCACATATTTCACAAGAATAACTATACATATTTTGATGCTAGAATTTTCCAAACAATATAAGATGAAGCACTGCAGCATAGGCCTAACATTTTTGGGAAATACACATTCTTAACATTGAAGTTGTGAATGAACAAATACATTATCAGCAGTGAGTAACAAAGTCATTATCTATCTCATATTATTCAAAAGGCAGCAATACAAGCTCCATAACTCCACCCCAAAGCTTGTGAATAGGCAGCACTATCCTTTTTTGTCATAAGCAGCTATATTTTGAGGTTCACATTCTGGACTAAACAGGCGAACCAGCAATGCGGTGGTAGAGCTTGTAGAGACTGCTCCACAAGCTCCCCACCTAAGACTTCTTGGATTTGTGATTCTAGGGCCTGCATTACCATGAACACTATGAACTACAATTCAAGGatataattatgcattataatGGTGAAATGAATCCCAAGCAAGTACGCAAAAGCAGCAAAGAAGCATAAGGTACCACAAAAACTCATTTTCTCATAGGATATATTGGGGAAGTATGAACACTAATGTGTTTTCTTTTCTTGGTTTGGGGACTGGGGAGGTGAAGTGAGAAGGCTTCAAGATAATTTTCACACATGACAGTCTGACACTCCATTGCATCATATCTCGCTTTAGCAGCACTTCAACTGAAAACCtatgttaataaatatattcatctTCTGATAAGAATAAAAAAGAGAAACTGAAAGTGTATGTGTAGGCACCTTCATGCCCACAAGGGTGGGGGAGACTGGAAACAAGATGTGATTAGCCACACTGGAAGGTTTTTTGTAAATAAAGTTTATATCTATCAGGCAGTGTAGAAGAAGGCGCTAGGAGCTCATCGGGCGTCTGATGAGTGCCTAGTGCCTATGTGCCATCTAGGCGGATGCCtagggaattttttattttctttataaatggACACTTGGAGCCCATAAACACTGCCAACATTggcaacatatataatattaattattatttattaatggatttaattatttaaaggcTTAAAGCATTAAGCACTAACTCACTAAGACAATCATTCTCTAGTCTCtagcactgttgcaaaaatccccacCTAAGGCCGCCTAGCCACCGCCTAGGCTCTAGGCGCCCCTAGACCgtggcgaattgctccctaggcatccgcctaggtggccagccgcctagcgcctaactcggccgacttggccaagttaactcgcccaactcggcagagttagtcgagttaactcgggcgagtcggccttgttaaattttttattatatttatatatatttaaatttatttatttatataaataagagaagtaagatatatatatatatatatatatatatatataatataaatataacatatgacatacacccacatacatgcattatttttttttgtttttatacgtcgccgcctaggcgccgcctcgACCGgttaggcactaggcgctagtATACCGCCTAACTAGCGCCTAATGCAACCATGGTCTCTAGTCTCTCCCCCTGGGTCTTGGCAAGGTTCAGAAGTGGAGCTATGGAGACTGGAGAGGATGGACTATGCGTCGCGGAGCACCAGAGCGGGTGACAGCAACAACGAGCTGCGGAAGTGGCAAAGTGGTGACGCGGAAGTGGCAAAGTGGTGACAACAAGCTCTGCTACTAGCTATTGGCGACTCTGTTTTTCTGCGGAAGCTCCAAACATTGTTCAAACTTCGAAGTCTCTTTGGGTTTCTGCTACCGGCGAATCTGGCAATCGAATGACTGGCTCTGGTGCTTTGACGGCTAGGGACTGAGGTCCGGTTGTGCAAATTTGGGCTGACTTCCTTTCCTTTCTCGCTTGTTGCTGCTTCTGAACTTAGGTTTTGTTAATTTGGTTTGTTTCActcaaaactacgtcgttttgagcgaaacaaaccgttaacattaaaaaaaaaaaaaaaaatcggccAATTTGGCTGCCGAGGCCGACTAGTCCGCCGGCCGCGTAACACCCACCTACCAAGGAAATCCCATCAGCCTAGGGTCATCTAGGCCAATTTTTACAAGACTACTATCaggaaattaatatttatgtactACTCATTGCTACAATTAAAGCCAAGAATCTGAGAATATGATGTTGCTATTAATGTGATCTATTTGGTTAAAATTAACAGCTAACAAGGAACTGGTTGATGCATCTTCTACTATAGGATACAATATATCAAAGTTAGGAAAGGAAGGGATGGGTACAAAAACTTTAAAGTGAGTGAGAAAAGGATAAACAAAATGCAAAATATTTCAGTTAACAATTGATCCATATACCCTTCATCATTTACATCTATACATTAAGTCAGTAGTCTAATAATGACAAATAAATGCAGCTGGACTATTAGTTTATCCAAAGGAAAAAATTACAGCTTGTTAGCTAGGTAATAATGAAGGCCAccgtagaatatatatatatatatatatatatatattacaaatttacaagtaCAAAAGGCTTATTTTATGACACAAGATGCAAGAATGTTAGAGGATTTCTACTCATTCAGTCCTTTTAGACAAAAGTAAAGAAATcatagaaaaatatattattttaaggcATGTTTTCTTTCTCTTCCAAGTTTTGCATTTAAAGGTCAAACTGATAAACCCATATCTTTATGATCCAAAATAAGAAGATGAGACACTGAAAGGAGATTCCAGAAAATAAACGTAAATGTTGTAATAATTACATCagtaactaaaaataaaacagtTGGATTTCATGGGAAAATAAATGAGTCAAAAACAGACCGTAGTGCAAGCGGCACAGCACCCAAAAGCCTAATGCTCCTCCAACTGAGAATATTGCAGCAGTCTGTCTCATCAATCTGGAACAAGGCTTACAATCTGATCTCATCACCTCCCCATCAGAAAATCCACACAATTGCCTCAATGCCATGGTGCACCTTAATTTTAGTCTCTCAAATATTCTACAAGACCAATCAGAACTAAATTACCTCATGCATCAAATACTGCATATCCCAAAGTAAAACCTTGAATGAAGATTAATAAAAAAACCCAATACGGTAACAAGAGTATCAGTCCTAACTCCTAAGGGCAATTATACACATTATTGTTTCAGTTGTTATGGGATACTTgagttagaaaatgcacaaagaAACAAGAATGATAGATCAAGATattaaacaaaaagaagaaaaaaagacgAAGAGAGTTAATGAAAAGATTAAGTTGTGCATACAGAGGAAAAAAATGCAGTGATTCAAATTCCTAGCATGACAcaagcatttcatcaaacaggTTTGAGGTGAATGACAATTTGAAATAAACCAAGATATCATGCTCCAAAGTTTAGGCCATGAATGCAAGAAAACTAATTAGGTTTTCAATGAGTGAATGAGGTGATTAATGGGATTTCTGGATTGGAAGAAAGGTTTGTTGTAGTGCCAGAGCTAGGACTACATTTGAGTGGGGGCAAAATTATAACAATTCAAaacatgataaaaaaaaaaatttaagacaaaatatgaaataccATTAGCTAGATAAAACGATTCgaatacaaaatacaatattcataatttcatattcatGGCAAACTGTGATAAAACTCCTCTACATTCTCTCATATTATGAGATCGCTCTAAGATTGTTTCATTAAAAAAtgcaatgttcacaattcacaattcttAATCACAATTAAACAATTAACCTATTATGAATAAATCTCTCACATTAATTTTACAAATCTCATAATACAATCCCATACTCCCATAGCAtttttttcaatcaaatcaCAACTCTCTAGAACGTTGGTTACGAGTACAAATTACAAATCTTTATCAATGAAAAACCAGTTTATTAGATGGCAAACTAAACTACTGTAGACAACATCAGAAACAGTGGATAAGCTGGAACTAAAAATAGATTTAACAGAGTATAATTATATAGACATAACTGCTCTGAATAAGAAGCTAGTGCTAGTGTGCTACGGAATGCATTCAACAGAAAAATGAGATAGACCAAATGGTAACCCTTTTTCCATTCTCTATTTATTTTCTGTTTCGtggtttatatataatatatactactcctcaaagcatcaaaatagactAGTTGCAGCAACAAATCAACAATGCAGTCAATGCTTCATATAAATGATAGAATATTATTAGAATTAGGGGATTTAAGAATTACGGATTTAGGGttttatattattagaattagGGGATTTAGAAATAGGATTTCGGACCTACTGCCGCTTTCCGGACGAGTGGACGACGGGAACCGGCCACCGACGACGAATCGCTGTCTGCTGAGTGCTGACAACGGCCAGCAGTCGCTGCGGGAGTGTTGGCGTTGCCTGCTTGCTGAACGAGTGAAGGAGTCAACTAGAAGTCGAGAAGGTGAAGGTATGGTGTGGAGGGGCAGAAGGCACAGCGTAGAAGTGCACAACGCCTGAAGGACTGAAGCAGAATGtagaaataacaaaaaaaaaaatgaggtggctatttttatttttacttttgttgGAAGGAAAAAAGAGAATATATTAAATCAAGAACTTCAAAAAAAAGCGAACAAAACTAAAAAGAATACATCAAATTTTTGCAGTCCATGGTCGCAAAATCAATGTAAGAATAAATCGGCTTCGTGGTAAAGATAATACTACGCGTAACCTCACAATCGACGCGACTACTTCCCCCTTTCCTTGAGCCAAGAAAGAGCTTCTCTAAAAGCTAACGTCTCAGCCATGGTTGGTGAGTCACAAAACGAGATAGGTCCATTAGTAGCTGCAACAAACTCACCATCCGAAGAGAGGAGAATTGCTCCCATCGCGCCTGTTCCAGTGTTACTCTCCCATGCGGCACCAACATAACAACGACATAGACCAGCAAGCGAGGGTTGGTTGGTCTGTACATTTGACGTCAACCTTGCAGCATCGTAAAAGCCGTGTGAAGGACAATATGCGGTCGGGTAACCATCCCCTTCCAAACATCATTATTCCTTGCCAACCATAGAGCATATAGAATTTCTGTTGCATGAACAAAATCATCTTGAGGCAAAGAATTAAACAACCGCTCACACCAACCTGCAAAACTCAAGCCAATAGCACAAGGAATAGCAATCTGTGAAGCACACCACACTTGCTTGGCTAAATCACACAAAACAAGAGCATGTAACACATCTTCATCATATAAGGAAAACACGGGTCAACATCCACTCTTTTAAAAAGCAGATTGGTGGTAGTGGGCATAGTATTCGTAATAGCACACCAGAGAGATATCTTCTACTTCGGGGGGACTTTTAGATTCCATAACCTGTTCCAATTATTGAAGCAAACTGCGAGCAGATTAAAACTCCTCACAAACTGCCTATAACCACTCCTAACTGAATAGCACCCCCGAGTATCATCAACCCAATACTAAGAATCAACATAGTTTGGACTCACTAGGACCTTAAGGATTAGATCAGCATCTCTAGGAAAAAAGATATCCTCCGAGATTTCCTTGTCCcaagtcttgatttcttgatCAATTAAACACGatactttaaaatattacaaat
This region of Ipomoea triloba cultivar NCNSP0323 chromosome 15, ASM357664v1 genomic DNA includes:
- the LOC116006361 gene encoding uncharacterized protein LOC116006361, whose amino-acid sequence is MALRQLCGFSDGEVMRSDCKPCSRLMRQTAAIFSVGGALGFWVLCRLHYGPRITNPRSLRWGACGAVSTSSTTALLVRLFSPECEPQNIAAYDKKG